Proteins from a genomic interval of Streptomyces sp. NBC_01445:
- the pstS gene encoding phosphate ABC transporter substrate-binding protein PstS, which produces MASLAAVLLLAGCGAGGPGDSDGQASSAGASPVADIDCAGKSQVPGSGSTAQQNVMKYWIDQYQRACPGVQIAYNPLGSGAGAAQFLRGATAFGGSDSALKPEEVELSKQTCTGGRAINLPMAGGPIAVGYNLPGVDDLVLDAATLAKIFDTRITTWDAPEIRALNPGAELPSTRIRPVHRSDDSGTTQNLQAYLAGAAPAAWPYSAEKSWQGKGGGSANGSSGVVSQVNSSYGSIGYFELSFAASSQVPTVSIDTGTAEPVAPSPESASAGIAAARVAGEGKDMSLKFRYGHSAAGAYPIVLVTYEIVCDKGNRAATLPALRSFLTYTASDEGQQALTRIHYAPLPDTVATQVRETVQSLS; this is translated from the coding sequence GTGGCTTCCCTCGCGGCCGTGCTCCTGCTCGCGGGGTGCGGCGCGGGCGGCCCGGGTGACTCCGACGGTCAGGCGTCCTCGGCCGGCGCCTCCCCCGTGGCGGACATCGACTGCGCGGGCAAGAGCCAGGTTCCCGGCTCGGGTTCGACCGCCCAGCAGAACGTGATGAAGTACTGGATCGACCAGTACCAGCGCGCCTGCCCCGGCGTCCAGATCGCGTACAACCCGCTCGGATCGGGCGCCGGTGCCGCCCAGTTCCTGCGTGGCGCGACCGCGTTCGGCGGCTCGGACAGCGCGCTGAAGCCCGAAGAGGTCGAGCTGTCGAAGCAGACGTGCACCGGGGGCCGGGCCATCAACCTGCCCATGGCCGGCGGCCCCATCGCGGTCGGCTACAACCTGCCCGGCGTCGACGACCTGGTCCTCGACGCCGCGACCCTCGCCAAGATCTTCGACACCCGGATCACCACCTGGGACGCCCCGGAGATCCGCGCGCTCAACCCCGGCGCGGAACTGCCCTCGACCCGCATCCGCCCCGTGCACCGCTCGGACGACTCGGGCACGACGCAGAACCTGCAGGCCTACCTCGCGGGAGCCGCCCCGGCCGCCTGGCCCTACTCGGCGGAGAAGTCGTGGCAGGGCAAGGGCGGCGGCTCGGCGAACGGCTCCAGCGGTGTCGTCTCGCAGGTCAACTCCTCGTACGGGTCGATCGGTTACTTCGAGCTGTCCTTCGCCGCGAGCAGCCAGGTACCGACCGTCAGCATCGACACGGGCACGGCGGAGCCCGTCGCGCCGTCGCCGGAGTCCGCGTCCGCCGGAATCGCCGCGGCCCGTGTCGCCGGCGAGGGCAAGGACATGTCGCTGAAGTTCCGCTATGGTCACTCGGCCGCGGGGGCGTACCCGATCGTCCTGGTCACGTACGAGATCGTGTGCGACAAGGGCAACCGGGCCGCCACACTCCCCGCGCTCAGGTCCTTCCTGACCTACACCGCGAGCGACGAAGGCCAGCAGGCGCTGACCCGGATCCACTACGCGCCGCTTCCGGACACGGTCGCGACCCAGGTGCGGGAGACCGTGCAGTCCCTGTCCTGA
- a CDS encoding FUSC family protein yields MAGLRTVGAIALTLAVLAAFHTDVTHMVAGAMAAMVATFAIREKDVRGQAVTLALGLPVALAAVSLAALLHNQVVAGDLFFIALIFGAVYSRRFGDRGTALGLIGFQIYFVSLFVSATVSSLPRLYATLAVAFACSAVVRFAVVPETPERVLGRLRDAFRARLAQLVGTQAELLDAEPDQLEKVLDDLRRGTARLHETALMIQGRLEEGTRDSATAALVQRRVADAEIAAERLGVLLLNARSAERADTLTLHLPHAPVPEPSKRLYADDDVTATLRRDLNALHLLVARPVTGNHGTAVAHVRNRLLAYRDEDNLPRGSAAVQDVFRGIGEAARAVMGLRVALDGPQDESDDSPATTRSREELDAEDLAITSSEQDEDDKDDRTGLRRPTTRAAFQVAVGSSLAIVGGEFLSSQRWYWAVLTCWVVFLNTASTGEILVKGYRRLLGTVFGVVAGVALAGVVGNHTWTAFALVLVFIFAMFFTAPLSYALMSFFVTAMLGLLYTLLNTYSLDVLVLRIEETALGAACGIVAAVLVLPVHTDRRTDELLSTVLVRLGDVVSAAVEQLSGGPAVDLLDKARDLDTALDDLRASTKPLTHPITPLRVRRQTARYLVALLETCAYHARSLAATAELVPYSKTIAADPRLERAGVRIAHNIDVIDAHVRDEKTGGEVQAGASIASMLEADGPGALRSGTVTYRVLRHLQRLDEGVVGLARPLDVPVAGRRR; encoded by the coding sequence ATGGCGGGACTGCGGACGGTCGGCGCGATCGCGCTCACCCTGGCCGTTCTCGCGGCGTTCCACACCGATGTGACGCACATGGTCGCCGGCGCCATGGCCGCGATGGTGGCCACGTTCGCGATCAGGGAGAAGGACGTACGCGGCCAGGCCGTCACCCTCGCCCTCGGCCTGCCCGTGGCGCTTGCGGCGGTATCGCTGGCCGCGCTGCTGCACAACCAGGTCGTCGCGGGTGACCTCTTCTTCATCGCCCTGATCTTCGGCGCCGTCTACAGCCGCCGCTTCGGGGACCGCGGCACCGCGCTGGGCCTGATCGGCTTTCAGATCTACTTCGTCTCCCTGTTCGTGAGCGCGACGGTGTCGTCGCTGCCACGGCTGTACGCGACGCTGGCCGTCGCCTTCGCGTGCAGCGCGGTCGTGCGCTTCGCCGTCGTACCGGAGACACCGGAGCGCGTGCTCGGCCGGCTGCGGGACGCGTTCAGGGCGCGGCTCGCGCAACTGGTGGGCACGCAGGCGGAACTGCTCGACGCCGAGCCGGACCAGCTGGAGAAGGTCCTCGACGACCTGCGGCGGGGCACCGCACGGCTGCACGAGACGGCGCTGATGATCCAGGGCCGCCTGGAGGAAGGCACCCGGGACTCGGCCACGGCCGCCCTCGTGCAACGCAGGGTCGCCGACGCCGAGATCGCGGCCGAACGGCTCGGCGTCCTGCTGCTCAACGCCCGCAGCGCCGAGCGTGCCGACACCCTCACCCTGCATCTGCCGCACGCGCCCGTGCCGGAGCCGTCGAAGCGCCTGTACGCCGACGACGACGTGACGGCGACCCTGCGCCGCGACCTCAACGCTCTGCACCTGCTCGTCGCCCGCCCGGTGACGGGCAACCACGGGACGGCAGTCGCGCACGTACGCAACCGGCTGCTCGCCTACCGCGACGAGGACAATCTGCCGCGCGGCTCCGCCGCCGTGCAGGACGTCTTCCGCGGGATCGGTGAGGCGGCGCGCGCCGTCATGGGTCTGCGGGTCGCCCTCGACGGGCCGCAGGACGAGTCCGACGACTCCCCGGCGACGACGCGCTCCCGCGAGGAACTCGACGCCGAGGACCTCGCGATCACCAGCTCCGAGCAGGACGAGGACGACAAGGACGACCGCACCGGGCTCCGGCGGCCCACCACGCGGGCCGCGTTCCAGGTCGCGGTGGGCTCGTCCCTGGCCATCGTCGGCGGCGAGTTCCTCTCCAGTCAGCGCTGGTACTGGGCGGTCCTGACGTGCTGGGTGGTCTTCCTCAACACCGCGTCCACGGGCGAGATCCTGGTCAAGGGCTACCGCCGGCTTCTCGGCACGGTGTTCGGCGTGGTCGCCGGTGTCGCGCTCGCGGGCGTGGTCGGCAACCACACGTGGACGGCGTTCGCCCTCGTCCTGGTCTTCATCTTCGCGATGTTCTTCACGGCGCCGCTGTCGTACGCCCTGATGTCGTTCTTCGTCACCGCGATGCTGGGCCTGCTCTACACACTCCTCAACACGTACAGCCTGGACGTGCTCGTCCTGCGCATCGAGGAGACGGCGCTCGGCGCCGCGTGCGGCATCGTCGCCGCGGTGCTCGTGCTGCCGGTGCACACGGACCGCCGTACCGACGAACTCCTCAGTACGGTCCTGGTCAGGCTCGGTGACGTCGTGTCGGCGGCCGTGGAGCAGCTCAGCGGCGGGCCCGCGGTCGATCTCCTCGACAAGGCGCGGGACCTGGACACGGCCCTGGACGATCTGCGCGCCTCCACGAAGCCGCTGACGCACCCGATCACGCCGCTGCGGGTGCGCAGGCAGACGGCCCGCTATCTGGTGGCACTCCTGGAGACCTGCGCCTATCACGCCCGTTCTCTGGCGGCGACGGCCGAGCTCGTGCCGTACAGCAAGACCATCGCGGCGGATCCGCGGCTCGAGCGGGCCGGGGTGCGTATCGCGCACAACATCGACGTGATCGACGCGCATGTGCGGGACGAGAAGACCGGCGGGGAGGTCCAGGCGGGCGCGAGCATCGCCTCGATGCTGGAGGCGGACGGGCCCGGAGCGCTGCGCTCGGGCACGGTCACCTACCGCGTGCTGCGGCATCTCCAGCGACTCGACGAGGGAGTCGTGGGTCTCGCCCGGCCGCTCGATGTGCCGGTCGCGGGGCGACGGCGCTGA
- a CDS encoding peptidylprolyl isomerase, which yields MAIKAYFDITIDDKPAGRISFNLFDDVVPKTVENFRALATGEKGYGYAGSSFHRIIPQFMLQGGDFTAGNGTGGKSIYGEKFADENFQLKHTKPGLLSMANAGPNTNGSQFFITTIVTDWLDGKHVVFGEVADESSMELVKKIEGLGSRSGAPSAKVTISESGVL from the coding sequence ATGGCAATCAAGGCATATTTCGACATCACCATCGACGACAAGCCCGCCGGGCGCATCAGCTTCAACCTCTTCGACGACGTCGTCCCGAAGACGGTGGAGAACTTCCGCGCCCTGGCCACGGGCGAGAAGGGCTACGGCTACGCGGGGTCGTCGTTCCACCGCATCATCCCGCAGTTCATGCTCCAGGGCGGCGACTTCACCGCCGGCAACGGCACGGGCGGCAAGAGCATCTACGGCGAGAAGTTCGCCGACGAGAACTTCCAGCTCAAGCACACCAAGCCGGGCCTGCTCTCCATGGCCAACGCGGGCCCGAACACGAACGGCTCGCAGTTCTTCATCACCACGATCGTGACCGACTGGCTCGACGGCAAGCACGTCGTGTTCGGTGAGGTCGCCGACGAGTCCAGCATGGAGCTCGTCAAGAAGATCGAGGGCCTCGGCTCCCGCAGCGGCGCGCCCTCGGCGAAGGTCACCATCTCCGAGTCCGGCGTTCTCTGA
- a CDS encoding S1 family peptidase, protein MRHARRTARRITRLAAVGGLLCGSLLVTHAIASEPGASGPPVPVGERLVTQLGTARTAGSWLGADGRTVVAVTDAGAAADVRRAGARAEVVRHSMRDLRSAAATLRAAPRVAGTAWAMDYGSNEVVVRADSTVSAADWSRLADVAKAIGASVRMERTRGTFTTRVDGASPIFASGGRCSAGFDVTDGSDAFLLTAGHCGPVGTTWFARPGDATALGTTVSGTFPGNDFSLVRYDDGVPHAESDVVAIGGGRGVRITGATDPVVGQRVFRSGSTTGLHSGRVTALNATVNYPEGTVTGLIQTTVCAEPGDSGGPLFADGLALGLTSGGNGNCDAGGTTFFQPVGAAMTALDVRLAGASGDAGSEAGAGSGQARPGGDGSAPSTPPAGSEAGAPGGGGTGTGVGTGTGPGTNMGGAAETGDGTVSGTGTSTDTGPVAAISRVVNTRSIGPGLLVIGGSLIALVAVRSMRSSRLSRRGRGAWS, encoded by the coding sequence ATGAGGCACGCGCGACGCACCGCCCGGCGGATCACACGCCTTGCTGCCGTCGGCGGCCTGCTCTGCGGAAGCCTGCTGGTCACGCACGCGATAGCGAGCGAACCCGGCGCCTCCGGCCCGCCCGTCCCGGTGGGCGAACGGCTGGTGACGCAGCTCGGCACCGCCCGTACGGCGGGCAGCTGGCTCGGCGCGGACGGGCGGACGGTGGTCGCGGTGACCGACGCGGGCGCCGCGGCGGACGTGCGGCGGGCCGGGGCGCGGGCCGAGGTCGTGCGCCACAGCATGCGCGACCTGCGCTCGGCCGCCGCGACGCTGCGGGCGGCGCCCCGCGTGGCCGGTACGGCGTGGGCGATGGACTACGGCTCGAACGAGGTCGTGGTGCGGGCCGACTCCACCGTCTCCGCCGCCGACTGGTCGCGGCTGGCCGACGTCGCCAAAGCCATCGGCGCGTCCGTCCGCATGGAGCGGACCCGTGGCACGTTCACCACCCGCGTCGACGGCGCCTCGCCGATCTTCGCGAGCGGCGGGCGCTGCTCGGCGGGCTTCGACGTGACCGACGGCAGTGACGCGTTCCTGCTGACCGCGGGGCACTGCGGCCCGGTCGGCACGACATGGTTCGCACGACCCGGCGACGCCACGGCACTGGGCACCACCGTGAGCGGCACGTTCCCCGGGAACGACTTCTCCCTCGTGCGTTATGACGATGGGGTGCCTCACGCAGAAAGTGACGTCGTCGCCATCGGCGGAGGCCGTGGCGTACGCATCACCGGGGCGACCGATCCCGTGGTGGGCCAGCGGGTCTTCCGCAGTGGCAGCACCACGGGGTTGCACTCCGGCCGGGTGACGGCGTTGAACGCGACGGTGAACTACCCGGAGGGCACGGTCACAGGACTCATCCAGACCACGGTGTGCGCCGAACCCGGCGACAGCGGCGGCCCCCTGTTCGCCGACGGGCTCGCCCTGGGCCTGACGTCGGGCGGCAACGGAAACTGCGATGCCGGGGGCACGACGTTCTTCCAGCCCGTCGGAGCGGCGATGACGGCCCTCGACGTACGCCTGGCCGGCGCGTCCGGGGACGCCGGGTCGGAGGCGGGGGCCGGTTCCGGGCAGGCGCGGCCCGGCGGCGACGGCTCAGCCCCGTCCACGCCTCCCGCAGGCTCCGAGGCGGGCGCTCCGGGTGGGGGCGGAACGGGTACGGGAGTGGGCACGGGTACGGGTCCTGGCACGAACATGGGCGGGGCCGCCGAGACCGGGGACGGCACCGTCTCCGGCACGGGAACCAGCACTGACACCGGCCCGGTCGCCGCGATCTCCAGGGTCGTGAACACCCGCAGCATCGGCCCGGGCCTGCTGGTCATCGGCGGCAGCCTGATCGCCCTCGTGGCGGTGCGCTCCATGCGCTCGTCACGTCTGTCACGGCGGGGGCGCGGGGCCTGGTCCTAG
- a CDS encoding MarR family winged helix-turn-helix transcriptional regulator, which translates to MNNAEGIDHAEGISESADRAARELRVMFSRLRRRLREVSDSQDLTPSQVSALNRLSKAEAATASGLAAAEGVRPQSMAATLTALDQRGLIERRPDPEDGRRQLVTLTDAGRESAEGTRQARGEWLARTFQDGYSEEERRTIVTALTLLERLTEA; encoded by the coding sequence ATGAACAACGCCGAGGGCATCGACCACGCCGAGGGCATCTCAGAATCCGCGGACCGTGCCGCGCGGGAACTGCGCGTGATGTTCAGCCGCCTTCGGCGCCGGCTCCGCGAGGTCTCCGACAGCCAGGACCTCACCCCGTCCCAGGTCTCCGCACTCAACCGGCTCAGCAAGGCGGAGGCCGCCACGGCCAGCGGCCTCGCCGCCGCCGAGGGCGTTCGGCCGCAGTCGATGGCCGCCACGCTCACCGCGCTCGACCAGCGCGGGCTGATCGAGCGCAGGCCCGACCCCGAGGACGGCCGCCGCCAGCTGGTCACCCTCACCGACGCCGGCCGCGAGAGCGCGGAGGGCACCCGGCAGGCCCGCGGGGAATGGCTGGCCCGCACCTTCCAGGACGGCTACTCGGAAGAGGAACGCCGGACCATCGTCACCGCACTGACCCTCCTGGAACGGCTCACAGAAGCCTGA
- a CDS encoding hydrolase, whose translation MALTTLDEHTALVVVDLQKGIVGAPTTPYSGPEVVARSVELADAFRAHGLPVVLVRVSAAPDGADAVPGRNETQGRTGARPEGWDVIVDELSGHPEDITVTKRNWGAFFGTDLDLQLRRRGITQVVLTGVATSIGVESTARAAHEHGYHVTLATDAMTDLDVEAHRNSIERIFPRLGESGTSEEITELLAKTRA comes from the coding sequence ATGGCTCTCACCACCCTCGACGAGCACACCGCTCTCGTTGTCGTCGATCTTCAGAAGGGCATTGTCGGCGCACCCACGACTCCGTACAGCGGCCCCGAAGTCGTCGCCCGCTCGGTCGAGTTGGCCGATGCCTTCCGCGCACACGGCCTGCCGGTCGTCCTCGTGCGCGTCAGCGCCGCCCCCGACGGAGCGGACGCCGTGCCGGGGCGCAACGAGACTCAGGGCCGCACCGGCGCCCGGCCCGAGGGCTGGGACGTCATCGTGGACGAACTGTCCGGCCACCCCGAGGACATCACGGTCACCAAGCGCAACTGGGGCGCCTTCTTCGGCACGGACCTGGACCTCCAACTGCGCCGCCGCGGCATCACGCAGGTCGTGCTGACCGGCGTCGCCACCAGCATCGGCGTCGAGTCCACGGCCCGCGCCGCCCACGAGCACGGCTACCACGTCACCCTGGCCACCGACGCGATGACGGACCTGGATGTGGAGGCGCACCGCAACAGCATCGAGCGGATCTTCCCGCGCCTCGGCGAGAGCGGCACGTCCGAGGAGATCACCGAACTCCTGGCGAAGACCCGCGCCTGA
- a CDS encoding AIM24 family protein: MKGDLFSSEHVVQPASAPGMTAQNAKSIRYAVDGDMMARQGAMIAYRGNLQFERKGQGMGGMLKRAVTGEGLPLMTVRGQGEAWFAHEAQNCFIVDVEAGEALTVNGRNVLCFDSTLSYEIKTVKGAGISGGGLFNSVFTGQGRLGLVCEGNPLVIPVSQQQPVFVDTDAVVGWTAHLHTSLHRSQSIGSMIRGGSGEAVQLKLEGEGYVIVRPSEATPQKAQQH; encoded by the coding sequence ATGAAGGGTGATCTCTTTTCCAGCGAGCACGTCGTACAGCCCGCCTCCGCGCCGGGAATGACCGCACAGAACGCCAAGTCGATCCGCTACGCCGTCGACGGCGACATGATGGCCCGCCAGGGAGCCATGATCGCCTACCGCGGGAACCTGCAGTTCGAACGCAAGGGCCAGGGCATGGGCGGCATGCTCAAGCGCGCGGTCACGGGCGAGGGCCTGCCCCTGATGACGGTGCGCGGACAGGGCGAGGCCTGGTTCGCGCACGAGGCGCAGAACTGTTTCATCGTCGACGTCGAAGCGGGCGAGGCCCTGACGGTCAACGGGCGCAACGTCCTGTGCTTCGACTCCACGCTGTCGTACGAGATCAAGACCGTGAAGGGCGCGGGCATATCCGGCGGAGGGCTGTTCAACAGCGTCTTCACCGGGCAGGGCCGGCTGGGGCTCGTCTGCGAGGGCAACCCGCTGGTCATCCCGGTCTCGCAGCAGCAGCCGGTGTTCGTCGACACGGACGCGGTCGTGGGCTGGACGGCCCATCTGCACACCTCGCTGCACCGGTCGCAGTCCATCGGGTCGATGATCCGCGGCGGTTCGGGCGAGGCCGTCCAGCTGAAGCTGGAGGGTGAGGGGTACGTCATCGTGCGTCCCAGCGAGGCGACTCCGCAGAAGGCCCAGCAGCACTGA
- a CDS encoding GNAT family N-acetyltransferase encodes MDRLREPVTATVIATGRLELLPLQAEFADEMAAVLGDPALHTFIGGAPLTPPELRERYGRLIAGSPDPAVSWCNWVVRVGEEGCLAGTVQATVGPGDDGLEAEIAWVVGVPWQGRGLATEAARGLVDWLGQRPVHTVVAHIHPDHAASAAVAKACGLAPTDRMHDGEIRWQLTLG; translated from the coding sequence ATGGACAGACTCCGCGAACCCGTGACGGCGACGGTCATCGCGACCGGAAGGCTCGAACTCCTGCCGCTCCAGGCAGAGTTCGCCGACGAGATGGCCGCGGTGCTCGGCGACCCGGCTCTGCATACGTTCATCGGCGGCGCACCGCTGACACCGCCGGAGCTGCGTGAACGCTACGGGCGCCTGATCGCGGGCTCCCCGGATCCGGCCGTCTCGTGGTGCAACTGGGTGGTCCGGGTCGGGGAGGAAGGGTGTCTGGCCGGGACGGTCCAGGCCACGGTCGGCCCCGGCGACGACGGGCTCGAAGCCGAGATCGCCTGGGTCGTCGGCGTGCCGTGGCAGGGCCGGGGCCTTGCCACGGAGGCGGCGCGCGGACTGGTCGACTGGCTCGGGCAGCGGCCCGTACACACCGTCGTCGCGCACATCCACCCGGACCACGCCGCGTCGGCGGCCGTCGCCAAGGCCTGCGGACTGGCGCCCACGGACCGGATGCACGACGGCGAGATCCGGTGGCAGCTCACCCTGGGGTGA
- a CDS encoding NEW3 domain-containing protein, whose product MAATATALALGGLAGPSAAPAAAATTPYPNLTPTPPMGWNNWSYYGCDISEETVLANARALVSSGLAAKGYDTVTTDDCWMTHTRDADGNLVPDPTRFPHGMAYVGEQLHAMGLKFGIYEDAGTATCGGYPGSYGHMKQDADLFAKWKVDYLKLDGCNVPVPTGQSADDVYHKLYGDMSQALLDTGRPIVYSVSAPAYFEGEKDWHHVISWSAEVGNLWREGADVAMESSSARGKWASIKYNYAYNVPLADLQSPGRWNDPDFLLAGQSRLTGDEIRSQMSLWSVMAAPLISSTDLTKASPEALAVLGNKDVIAVDQDAKGLQGRIVQQGDGYDVLSKPLANGDRAVALFNSSDEARTITTTAAKAGLPAGSSYLLKDLWSKRTTQTTGTIAANVPAHATVLYRVHAGAAHRAQPATAITWTRTGGEGATSTWKVALADHGPTGLTGAQLSISAPEGWRLSASKVSLGKVRPGGSATATVTAKGPDAEPGTTVTTLTATARYRAGGAGEGSVAGRASIVTEVPYPSLDAAFNNVGVTNEGAPPAEGNYTTGNFDGGGDSYSAQALAAAGVTPGAKVSKDGVTWTFPAAKPGTPNNVELAGQSITLTGSGSKLWFLGAEAGFASGQVKVTYTDGTTSTGSLGFPNWCCTAGTEYGATTVATSDHRNTPTGPANFGTGYKLFGNSVPLTAGKTIRTVTLPDADAIHVFAITVQ is encoded by the coding sequence GTGGCCGCCACCGCCACGGCACTCGCGCTCGGTGGCCTCGCGGGACCGTCCGCCGCACCCGCCGCCGCGGCCACCACCCCGTACCCCAACCTCACCCCGACCCCGCCCATGGGCTGGAACAACTGGTCCTACTACGGCTGCGACATCAGCGAGGAAACCGTCCTCGCCAATGCCCGCGCACTCGTCTCCTCCGGCCTGGCCGCCAAGGGCTACGACACCGTCACCACCGACGACTGCTGGATGACGCACACCCGCGACGCCGACGGAAACCTCGTCCCCGACCCCACGCGCTTCCCGCACGGCATGGCCTACGTCGGCGAGCAACTGCATGCGATGGGACTGAAGTTCGGCATCTACGAGGACGCCGGCACGGCCACCTGCGGCGGCTACCCCGGCTCGTACGGGCACATGAAGCAGGACGCCGACCTCTTCGCCAAGTGGAAGGTCGACTATCTGAAGCTGGACGGCTGCAATGTGCCCGTTCCCACGGGCCAGAGCGCGGACGACGTCTACCACAAGCTCTACGGCGACATGAGCCAGGCGCTCCTCGACACCGGCCGGCCCATCGTCTATTCCGTCTCCGCGCCCGCCTACTTCGAGGGCGAGAAGGACTGGCACCACGTCATCTCCTGGTCCGCCGAGGTCGGCAACCTGTGGCGGGAGGGCGCCGACGTCGCCATGGAGTCGTCGTCCGCGCGCGGCAAGTGGGCCTCCATCAAGTACAACTACGCCTACAACGTGCCGCTGGCCGACCTGCAGAGCCCGGGCCGGTGGAACGACCCCGACTTCCTGCTCGCCGGGCAGTCCCGGCTCACCGGCGACGAGATCCGCAGCCAGATGTCGCTGTGGTCCGTGATGGCCGCCCCGCTCATCTCCAGCACCGACCTGACGAAGGCCTCGCCCGAGGCACTCGCCGTGCTCGGCAACAAGGACGTCATTGCCGTCGACCAGGACGCCAAGGGCCTCCAGGGCCGCATCGTCCAGCAGGGCGACGGCTACGACGTCCTGTCCAAGCCGCTCGCGAACGGCGACCGGGCCGTGGCTCTGTTCAACTCGTCCGACGAGGCGCGGACCATCACGACGACGGCCGCCAAGGCCGGGCTGCCCGCCGGATCCTCGTACCTCCTCAAGGACCTCTGGTCGAAGCGGACCACCCAGACCACCGGGACGATTGCCGCGAACGTGCCCGCCCACGCGACCGTGCTCTACCGCGTCCACGCCGGCGCCGCCCATCGCGCGCAGCCCGCCACCGCGATCACCTGGACGCGGACCGGCGGCGAAGGCGCCACCTCCACCTGGAAGGTCGCGCTCGCGGACCACGGCCCGACGGGACTCACCGGCGCGCAACTGAGCATCAGCGCCCCGGAAGGTTGGCGCCTCAGCGCGTCGAAGGTGTCCCTCGGCAAGGTCAGGCCGGGCGGCTCGGCCACCGCGACCGTCACCGCGAAGGGCCCCGACGCCGAGCCCGGCACCACCGTCACGACCCTGACCGCGACGGCCCGCTATCGAGCGGGTGGCGCGGGCGAGGGTTCCGTGGCGGGACGCGCCTCGATCGTCACCGAAGTGCCCTACCCGAGCCTGGACGCGGCCTTCAACAACGTCGGCGTGACCAACGAGGGGGCGCCGCCCGCCGAGGGCAACTACACGACCGGCAACTTCGACGGCGGCGGCGACAGCTACTCGGCGCAGGCCCTCGCCGCAGCAGGGGTCACCCCCGGGGCAAAGGTCAGCAAGGACGGCGTGACCTGGACGTTCCCGGCCGCCAAGCCGGGCACCCCGAACAACGTCGAACTCGCCGGCCAGTCGATCACCCTCACCGGGAGCGGCTCCAAGCTCTGGTTCCTCGGCGCGGAGGCCGGCTTCGCCTCGGGCCAGGTCAAGGTCACCTACACCGACGGCACCACGAGCACCGGCAGCCTGGGCTTCCCCAACTGGTGCTGCACGGCGGGCACGGAGTACGGCGCGACGACGGTCGCCACGTCGGACCACCGCAACACTCCGACCGGCCCCGCCAACTTCGGCACCGGCTACAAGCTGTTCGGCAACTCGGTCCCGCTCACCGCGGGCAAGACGATCCGCACGGTCACCCTGCCCGACGCGGACGCGATCCACGTGTTCGCGATCACGGTTCAGTAA